Proteins found in one Salvia splendens isolate huo1 chromosome 10, SspV2, whole genome shotgun sequence genomic segment:
- the LOC121751535 gene encoding alpha carbonic anhydrase 4-like has translation MFSINCLGSLIEQKAEVVKNTNSRRSSSSETTMGGRRSSSVYRDIVCLIIFSLLTAINAEDHNSEVDDEHEFTYLKNSSKGPEHWGSLKKEWKLCSVGKFQSPINIIEEKVLVSSKTGTLRRNHKPAHAVLRNRGHDVMVEWNGDTMGTNLTYNLLQCHWHMPSEHTINGRRYDLEMHMVHRNSQEKLAVIAILYDLGRSDPFLDKILANISHFLKGGEKIDLGVVNPWDINLRSKKYYRYMGSLTIPPCTEGVLWTLIDKVGTISKEQIATLKKIVHDDFENNARPPQPLNDRIVSKYFQDIQ, from the exons ATGTTTAGTATCAATTGTTTGGGATCACTTATTGAGCAAAAGGCCGAGGTAGTGAAGAACACAAATTCACGGCGGAGCTCGTCATCGGAAACCACCATGGGCGGCCGTAGGAGCAGCTCCGTTTATCGTGACATTGTGTGTCTCATTATTTTTTCCCTTCTCACGGCCATCAATGCTGAAGATCATAATAGTGAAGTTG ATGATGAACACGAATTTACATATTTGAAGAATTCCTCAAAGGGACCAGAACACTGGGGAAGTCTCAAAAAAGAATGGAAATTGTGTTCAGTTGGAAAGTTCCAATCCCCAATCAATATTATCGAGGAAAAAGTTTTGGTTTCGTCTAAAACCGGGACATTGAGAAGAAACCATAAACCGGCCCATGCTGTATTAAGGAATAGGGGACATGACGTTATG GTTGAATGGAATGGAGACACTATGGGCACGAACCTCACTTACAATCTGCTACAATGTCACTGGCACATGCCCTCCGAACATACGATTAATGGAAGGAG GTATGACTTGGAAATGCATATGGTCCATAGGAACTCCCAAGAAAAATTGGCTGTAATTGCAATTTTATACGATTTAGGACGTTCCGATCCTTTTCTTGACAAG ATTTTGGCAAATATTAGTCATTTTCTAAAAGGTGGAGAAAAAATTGATTTGGGTGTTGTTAATCCATGGGACATCAATTTAAGAAGCAAAAAGTATTACAGATATATGGGCTCTCTCACAATTCCTCCATGCACAGAAGGGGTTCTCTGGACACTGATCGACAAG GTGGGAACAATATCGAAGGAGCAAATCGCAACACTCAAGAAAATTGTACATGAT GATTTCGAAAATAATGCAAGACCACCTCAACCTCTCAATGATAGAATAGTATCAAAGTATTTCCAAGATATTCAATGA